In the Acropora muricata isolate sample 2 chromosome 1, ASM3666990v1, whole genome shotgun sequence genome, one interval contains:
- the LOC136917586 gene encoding coiled-coil domain-containing protein 160-like → MVEHWVAEVFPPKFQFESVEEMLENPELEDAKNQKTNFYGEMYRKVYSEEEGVCQSRKQRSGLAQSREITDKKHTVSSVKVDAKRKIQKRLEHEGKSDSLWGESELKMLRRFLQKAKMQNLKLAAILESTQDEIKLWKEKYQKLNETEKIEKNAFVCQKKKYEKLKVNYRAVKHDVRRYHANLKITREDYEELKNEKKEVEQLLSETKSELHKEKLKNEVLQGRLKGQEREFEENKKYVEYFLEQQYQLEKGQLQKEIDILREKLEKEKRENDVSKKALQHLRSHFSCLQMKQDNAGGTTEVEKVLSVIDIDYIPM, encoded by the coding sequence ATGGTGGAGCATTGGGTGGCAGAGGTTTTCCCTCCGAAATTTCAGTTCGAAAGTGTAGAGGAGATGCTAGAAAATCCAGAATTGGAGGatgcaaaaaatcaaaaaacTAATTTTTATGGTGAGATGTATCGAAAAGTGTACTCTGAGGAGGAAGGAGTTTGTCAATCAAGAAAGCAGAGATCTGGACTCGCGCAATCAAGAGAAATCACAGATAAAAAGCACACTGTTTCCAGCGTCAAAGTTGATGCAAAGAGAAAAATACAGAAAAGGTTAGAACATGAGGGCAAAAGTGATTCTTTATGGGGTGAAAGTGAATTGAAAATGCTGCGAAGGTTCCTCCAAAAGGCCAAAATGCAGAATCTTAAACTTGCTGCAATTTTAGAATCAACACAAGATGAGATCAAGCTTTGGAAAGAAAAGTATCAAAAACTGAACGAAACGGAAAAAATCGAGAAAAATGCATTCGTTTGCcagaaaaagaaatatgaaaaactGAAAGTGAATTACAGGGCAGTGAAACATGACGTTCGAAGGTAtcatgcaaacttaaaaattacGAGGGAAGACTAcgaagaactgaaaaatgagaaaaaagaaGTTGAGCAGCTGCTGAGTGAAACAAAATCAGAACTACATAAAGAAAAGCTAAAGAATGAAGTATTGCAGGGAAGATTGAAGGGACAGGAAAGGgaatttgaagaaaacaagaaatatgTTGAATATTTCTTAGAGCAGCAGTATCAGCTTGAGAAAGGACAACTGCAGAAAGAAATTGATATTCTAAGAGAGAAGCTTgagaaagagaagagagaaaatGATGTAAGTAAGAAAGCACTCCAGCATTTGAGGAGccatttttcttgtttacaaaTGAAGCAAGACAATGCAGGAGGTACAACAGAGGTGGAGAAAGTATTAAGTGTCATAGACATTGACTACATTCCAATGTAA
- the LOC136917450 gene encoding allatostatin-A receptor-like isoform X1, producing the protein MERMNESGTANVSNVTRPTPFPVPPNIQIGVTIFAAVIFIVALIGNSVVLHIVCTVNHMRNSTNTLIANMAIADLLMTIDIPYILKWFYVYDRWFGTFMGDILCSFLHSAQAGSLAASTFSLVAISLDRSFAILFPMKTIMTRNVVRFTIAMIWLCTLAITIPAMMASKNIEKNGIYVCQDSHGWEKENLSEITYVTVLLLFGYAVPLMIIGVSYCLAGLRLWSRKLPGHRNLVSNKKAQSTSRRATAMLITVVIVFALSWLPWQVVEVIKNYNKKLAKVMPPEIKMVTPWFGYANSAINPILYVIFSENYRQEFYRILCRGPSRKDRYRKTIISRSTTRTTRTSRTSSLVANIPMQKLTDEANHNQDCPESP; encoded by the exons ATGGAGAGGATGAACGAAAGTG GGACGGCCAACGTATCTAACGTCACACGTCCAACACCTTTTCCAGTTCCACCTAACATACAAATTGGAGTCACAATATTTGCAGCGGTGATTTTTATTGTGGCGCTGATTGGCAACTCAGTGGTATTACACATCGTGTGTACTGTGAATCACATGCGCAACTCAACAAACACACTTATAGCTAACATGGCCATCGCCGACCTGCTAATGACTATAGACATTCCCTATATTCTCAAATGGTTTTATGTGTATGATCGATGGTTTGGGACTTTTATGGGAGACATTTTATGTTCGTTTTTGCATTCTGCTCAAGCAGGTTCCTTAGCAGCCTCAACTTTCAGCTTGGTGGCAATTTCTCTCGATCGCAGCTTTGCAATCTTGTTCCCAATGAAAACCATAATGACACGAAATGTGGTACGCTTTACTATTGCAATGATTTGGCTTTGTACGCTGGCGATAACCATTCCCGCCATGATGGCGTCAAAAAATATAGAGAAGAATGGAATTTATGTTTGCCAAGATAGTCACGGCTGGGAAAAGGAGAACTTATCAGAGATTACTTATGTCACAGTTCTGCTTTTGTTTGGCTACGCAGTTCCTTTGATGATTATTGGTGTCTCCTATTGCTTGGCAGGACTGCGTCTTTGGAGCCGAAAACTCCCTGGACATCGCAATCTAGTGTCCAACAAAAAAGCGCAGTCTACAAGCAGACGCGCGACTGCTATGTTAATCACCGTGGTTATTGTGTTTGCTTTGTCATGGTTGCCATGGCAAGTCGTGGAAGTCATCAAAAATTACAACAAGAAGCTAGCGAAGGTAATGCCCCCTGAAATAAAGATGGTGACCCCGTGGTTTGGTTATGCAAATAGTGCTATAAATCCCATTCTCTACGTGATTTTTTCGGAAAATTATCGTCAAGAATTTTACCGCATTCTCTGTCGAGGCCCAAGCAGAAAAGATCGCTACAGGAAAACCATCATAAGCAGAAGTACCACGCGTACAACACGCACATCTCGCACCAGCTCATTGGTTGCAAATATTCCGATGCAAAAGCTCACGGATGAAGCCAACCATAACCAAGATTGTCCAGAATCACCGTGA
- the LOC136917450 gene encoding allatostatin-A receptor-like isoform X2, producing MRNSTNTLIANMAIADLLMTIDIPYILKWFYVYDRWFGTFMGDILCSFLHSAQAGSLAASTFSLVAISLDRSFAILFPMKTIMTRNVVRFTIAMIWLCTLAITIPAMMASKNIEKNGIYVCQDSHGWEKENLSEITYVTVLLLFGYAVPLMIIGVSYCLAGLRLWSRKLPGHRNLVSNKKAQSTSRRATAMLITVVIVFALSWLPWQVVEVIKNYNKKLAKVMPPEIKMVTPWFGYANSAINPILYVIFSENYRQEFYRILCRGPSRKDRYRKTIISRSTTRTTRTSRTSSLVANIPMQKLTDEANHNQDCPESP from the coding sequence ATGCGCAACTCAACAAACACACTTATAGCTAACATGGCCATCGCCGACCTGCTAATGACTATAGACATTCCCTATATTCTCAAATGGTTTTATGTGTATGATCGATGGTTTGGGACTTTTATGGGAGACATTTTATGTTCGTTTTTGCATTCTGCTCAAGCAGGTTCCTTAGCAGCCTCAACTTTCAGCTTGGTGGCAATTTCTCTCGATCGCAGCTTTGCAATCTTGTTCCCAATGAAAACCATAATGACACGAAATGTGGTACGCTTTACTATTGCAATGATTTGGCTTTGTACGCTGGCGATAACCATTCCCGCCATGATGGCGTCAAAAAATATAGAGAAGAATGGAATTTATGTTTGCCAAGATAGTCACGGCTGGGAAAAGGAGAACTTATCAGAGATTACTTATGTCACAGTTCTGCTTTTGTTTGGCTACGCAGTTCCTTTGATGATTATTGGTGTCTCCTATTGCTTGGCAGGACTGCGTCTTTGGAGCCGAAAACTCCCTGGACATCGCAATCTAGTGTCCAACAAAAAAGCGCAGTCTACAAGCAGACGCGCGACTGCTATGTTAATCACCGTGGTTATTGTGTTTGCTTTGTCATGGTTGCCATGGCAAGTCGTGGAAGTCATCAAAAATTACAACAAGAAGCTAGCGAAGGTAATGCCCCCTGAAATAAAGATGGTGACCCCGTGGTTTGGTTATGCAAATAGTGCTATAAATCCCATTCTCTACGTGATTTTTTCGGAAAATTATCGTCAAGAATTTTACCGCATTCTCTGTCGAGGCCCAAGCAGAAAAGATCGCTACAGGAAAACCATCATAAGCAGAAGTACCACGCGTACAACACGCACATCTCGCACCAGCTCATTGGTTGCAAATATTCCGATGCAAAAGCTCACGGATGAAGCCAACCATAACCAAGATTGTCCAGAATCACCGTGA
- the LOC136917441 gene encoding zinc finger protein 678-like, translating to MPKSFLVKKSALQSALHSGSTEAKELKTELNLLPGDTKREEENTCKGWGLLDMSEYETSVDSLHTVVQEFQHQMSNYSAFFSNETEEDSQSPQRESSQRLHNSGEDKEKPFKCSYCVMSFTRPSDLQRHLLIHNNNKPYKCEECDREFTWFGNFQKHVLSHMGTSTRGGGNLPFSAMFNFLAREQVKDLFVKEGEKYKCRLCAKDFTRLSGLKTHIRMHTGERPYVCEICSFAFTTSRALKMHVRLHTGEKPYKCDECGRAFTRRDEMHTHMYIHKGEKPFKCDICSASFIRYGHLQRHLLIHSDNKPYKCKVCPKSFTQYRNLQTHMYKHTGERPYRCHYCPKGFTQYGTLQAHERTHTGEKPFQCQHCDKAFITSSHLRWHIKTQHNEKKN from the exons ATGCCAAAGTCTTTCTTAGTCAAGAAATCGGCTTTACAATCAGCGCTGCACAGTGGGAGCACAGAAG ccAAAGAACTAAAGACGGAATTGAACCTGCTGCCTGGTGATACCAAGCGCGAAGAAGAGAACACATGCAAAGGATGGGGACTACTAGACATGTCAGAATACGAAACAAGTGTGGATTCTCTTCACACTGTGGTTCAAGAATTCCAGCATCAGATGTCAAATTATTCTGCcttcttttcaaatgaaacgGAAGAAGATTCACAGTCCCCTCAACGCGAGTCCAGTCAAAGGCTTCATAATTCTGGAGAGGACAAAGAAAAACCCTTCAAGTGCAGCTATTGTGTGATGTCATTCACTCGCCCAAGTGATCTTCAACGTCATTTGTTGatacataacaacaacaaacctTATAAGTGTGAAGAGTGTGATCGTGAATTCACATGGTTTGGAAATTTTCAAAAGCACGTTCTTTCACATATGGGAACTAGCACCAGAGGAGGAGGTAACCTGCCCTTTTCAGCCATGTTCAACTTCCTGGCGCGGGAACAAGTCAAAGATCTTTTCGTCAAGGAAGGAGAAAAATACAAATGCCGGCTATGTGCCAAGGATTTTACACGACTCAGTGGCTTGAAGACGCATATTCGGATGCACACCGGCGAGCGTCCTTACGTCTGCGAAATCTGTTCCTTTGCTTTTACTACGTCACGTGCCCTTAAGATGCATGTACGTCTGCACACCGGAGAGAAACCGTATAAGTGCGACGAATGCGGGCGCGCTTTCACCCGACGTGATGAGATGCATACCCACATGTACATACATAAAG GAGAGAAGCCATTCAAGTGTGACATTTGCTCAGCTTCGTTCATTCGCTATGGCCATCTACAGCGTCACTTATTGATCCACAGTGATAACAAGCCTTACAAGTGCAAAGTTTGCCCCAAGTCATTCACACAATATCGCAATCTTCAAACACACATGTATAAGCACACAGGAGAGAGGCCCTACAGATGTCATTACTGTCCTAAAGGATTCACCCAGTATGGTACACTGCAGGCACATGAAAGAACACACACCGGAGAAAAGCCTTTCCAATGTCAGCATTGCGACAAGGCTTTTATTACATCATCGCATCTACGATGGCACATTAAGACTCAACACAATGAGAAGAAAAACTAG